A section of the Papio anubis isolate 15944 chromosome 4, Panubis1.0, whole genome shotgun sequence genome encodes:
- the SMIM11A gene encoding small integral membrane protein 11A, with translation MNWKVLEHVPLLLYILAAKTLILCLAFAGVKIYQRKRLEAKQQKLEAERKKQSEKKDN, from the exons ATGAACTGGAAG GTTCTTGAGCATGTGCCCCTGCTGCTGTATATCTTGGCAGCAAAAACATTAATTCTCTGCCTGGCATTTGCTGGAGTGAAAATATACCAAAGAAAAAGATTggaagcaaaacaacaaaaactggaggctgaaaggaagaagcaatcagagaaaaaagataaCTGA